In Vespa velutina chromosome 1, iVesVel2.1, whole genome shotgun sequence, the genomic stretch GATGTCTTACgtaattctataattttattgtaatgtGAGATAAAACATGCTATTAtctagtaaatatataatcttacTAAAATTTCCCTATAagcatatgtatgcatgttacatacatatacgtatttatagtGTACATTTTGTGATTATTATACTTcgctatattttatatatgtaatatgagATTTaagataatcaatattatcaattaagatataattgtttaagaaaaaaagaaaggaatctTTTCTAAAAATAGGTAACTTaggattaaaagaaacaatgaaacCTACTTCAagagcaaaaaagaacaaagtaaCTTGTGACAATATTGTGATCTAAAGATTATAAATGGACTACTCGATTCTAGTATAAGAAACGAAAGTAACCAATAATAGATAAGTTCCACTGAATTTTGATTGAATAATACTGTCCAATcaaaactaatatatattttatatgttacgatttgtattatacgtatttttatataaatttttagatatgaactatctaatttaaaataacaatattgaaAAACTTAATAAGATTCTATTTTACAagttgtatttattaaaaaaatatcacaaaaTAATGTCTAAATATTGTGATATATTGCCTCAAATACAAAAAGCTGACTTGAATTTAAAGATGATATTAGATGAAATATCAAAGATGAGAggtaatttcttataaaaatgtatatcaaaatggctatatatatatatatatatatatatatatatatatatatatatatatatatatagatatatatatttaaagtatttaaataatattatattgcagTTAAGTGTGCCCAAATGCAGTTAGAAATTTTATGTCTGTATAAACCGCAATGTTTACAAATACTTGAAATGTTGAAAACATTAGAACATAATCAAAATCCTTTTATTGAATTACCATTTATACAAGAAACGCATTTATTAGCCGAAAATACATCATGAGTTATTTAAACTTATGTTAAtttaaacatattaaataataatagatattct encodes the following:
- the LOC124949224 gene encoding uncharacterized protein LOC124949224, whose protein sequence is MSKYCDILPQIQKADLNLKMILDEISKMRVKCAQMQLEILCLYKPQCLQILEMLKTLEHNQNPFIELPFIQETHLLAENTS